In Chondrinema litorale, the DNA window GCTTTGCTGCAACTCGCAGAATTAGACCCATTTACTGCACCTGTAAAAACTGGGTTTTCGTAATCGTCATTATCAGGACGTGCATATCTGGCAAGTCTCGGATCATTATAATCTGACATTACATTTAGTGCGCTTTCACTTAAAGCAACAGCATCAAAATCTCCAGTTTTAAGGGGAATTAAAGGAAATTGGTTTGGAAATGCATCGAGATAAGATAAGGTAGCATTATCTTCATTAGAGGTCATTATATTTCCAGCAGTTACAATAGCTGCAAATTCACTTTCAGCACTTGTAAGTTGAGATGATGCGTACATTATTAGACGAAGTCTAAGCGAGTTTGCAAGTTTTCTCCATTTAGAAGCATCTCCACCTAGTAAAATGTCTCCACCAATTGAACCTTCGCCAGTAGCCAATAAATTAGCTGCTCTTTCCAGTTCACTTAATAGATCATTATAGATATCTTCTTGTGCATCATATTCTGGAGTAAAATTACTTTCTCCTCCATCTATGGCATTAAAATAAGGAATATCTCCATAAGCATTTGTAAGTGTGGCGAATATCCAACTTTTTAAAACAATGGCAGCTCCTTCGAGATTGGTATTACCTTCTTCAATTGCTTTTTGTTCTACTACTGAAATATCTGTTAAACTTTCGTACAAACCTTCCCACACTGTTGGAAAAGCATTCCAATTGTATGAGTCAACCTCAGTACGAAGTGTTTTTGATGTAAGTTGGGCAGCATTATTACCTAACAAAAATGATTCTTCTACCATTGTATTCATACTTTGGCGTATTGCCGAAGGAAATAATACATCAGTAGAAACATCTGTTGGTTCATTTGGATTCTGATTCATGTCTTCAAACTCCTCACACGACATGAAGAAGAAAGAAGTTAATAATATGATTAATCTATATAATTTCATTTTACTTAATTTTTTAATGTATAATCAGCTTACAAAATGCTTTTCTTAAAATCCGAGATTAACTGAGAATCCCCAACTTCTTGTAGAAGGCAATTGTGTGCTCTCAAATCCATTTACAAAAATTCCATTTCTAATTGAGTAGGTCTCAGGGTCAATTGTTGGCACATCAGAGAAAAGTAAAAGATTTCTACCGATAAATGATACTCTTGCACTGCCTAAGCCGATTTTACTGATTATAGGTAATGGGAAATCGTAACTTATGCTCAATTCTCTTAGTTTAAAATATGTTGCATCGTAAGTCGCAGCTTCTATGTTGTCTCTGTTAAATCCATTTCCATAATAATTATAGAAATAACCTGTATAACCGGCACCACCTGCAGGTACAACTACATCATTTGGTACTAATTCTCCACTTTCGTTATACATTAAACCAGGACCAACTACTCCACCTTCTTCTTCAAGTGTGTAAACAGGTTCTCCTGCTGCATCGTAATCGACACTATACACCGTTCTGCCATCGAGTGTAGAAAGTGGCAGGTTTGGATCATCATTATTGGTAATAGTACCACCAGTTGCATAAAGTGCGTGCGATCTAGAATAGATTTTACCTCCGATTTGTCCGTCGAATAAAATTCCTAAGGTAAAGTTTTTGTAAGCAAAAGAGTTGTTTATACCTAATCGAAGGTCTGGTTGATATGAACCAGCTGATACTTTCTCTTCAGTAATCATTGGTAAACCATTTTCATGGATTATTTGACCATCTTCTGCCCTTACAAAGCCTAAGCCGTATAGTTGTCCGAGTAATTTTCCTTCTTCGGCCACATACTCAAGGTCAGCACCTCCAGTATCACCTGGAAACATATCTGCTACTATAGAATATCTACCACTACTTATTACTTCTGGTAAACTTTCTACAATTGCTCTGTTTCTACCGATGTTAAAAGTAGCATCCCAGCTAAATAAGCTTTTGTCGATTATTCTACCACTTATCATTAGCTCAATACCTTTGTTGCTAATTTCTCCTCCATTGGTAAGGTTATAATCGTATCCACTAACTGTAGCAACTGGCAGTAGAATTACCTGATCGTAACTCAACATGTCGTAATAAGTAAAATCTAGTCTTAATCGGCCTTTAAACAAACGTGCATCTATACCTGCTTCATAAGCTTTTGTGCGTTCGTTTGTAAGATTCTGATCAGCAATAGTTCTGTTAGTTGTAAATACAGCTTGAGAACCATAAGCAGCTTGTGGTGTGTAAGTATTTCCAAAAGCATATGCTGGTGCACCATTTCCTACTTCGGCATATGAGCCTTTTAGTTTAAGGAATGATAATTCTGCCGGAAGTTCTATCATTTCAGATAATACTGCACTTACTGCAAGTGAAGGATAGCCGAAGCTATAAGATGAACCATCTAATCCAGCAATTGGATTTACTAACGTACTATTCCAATCGTTTCTGTATGATGCATCTAGAAAGATGCTATTTTTGTAAGAAAATGTGGCTATTCCAAATAGACTGTTTATTCCTGTTCTGGTTTTTTGAGATTCAACTAATACACCTGAACGAGCATTCGTAAGGGTATATACACTTTCATCTGTCCCAAAGTTTTCTAGTTCTGGGTTATTAGCTACTAATGTATTGCCATATTGTCTCATGATATTTCCACCTACTTTAATATCTAAATCAAAGTCAGAAAAATCATCCATATCTGTATGATATCCTAGTAGAAGTTCGGCATTTGTTTCTCTAAAAGAGATTTCATCTTCTCTATAACTACCAAGCAAAACTCCTTTAGTTGAAGGTGCTCTTCTGTATTGTCTTTCTTCATCAAGAATATCTGCTCCATAACGGAAACGAGCATTAAAATGCTTATTAATGTCGTATTCTACCTTAACATTGCTAATAAAGCGATTGCTCTGAAAAGAGTTTGTATTTTCTTTAGCAATTAACCATGGATTATTTACCCACGAACTCTCTACATACCTTTGTTGTACACCTTCTTGTCCAGGTTGCCAGTAATCTTTAAGATCATCTATTTCAACTTGTCTTGGGTACCATAACCAACCATACATAATAGAAGAAGACTCATCGTAACCTGCATTTGGCACATTATCTGAACCAGAAACTACATACATTGAATTTGCACGTACTTTTAAACGATTATCTAAAAAAGATCTACCAATACTCATTTGTATTGTATTTCTTCTAAGATTTGTATTGGGCACAATTCCTCTATTACTTAAATTGGTAAAAGAAAATCTTGTATCGCCATTTTCTGTTCTGTTGTTTATGGCAATGTTATTAATAGCTGTAACACCTGTTCTAAAAAAGTTTCTCACATTATCTTCTGCAGGAGTAAATGGAACGGGTTCACCATCTGAATTAAACTGTTTGATTAATTGACCATTCATTCTAGGCCCCCAATTTTCTCCGTAAGCTTCGTAATATTCATTAGTACCTATGTAGTTACTTCCATCTAGATAGCTGTACTTTCCGCCACCACCAAAGCCAAACTCATTTTGGTAGTCAGGTAATTTTAATATCGACTGAAAAGTAGTACTTGAGTTAATTTCAATACTAACATTTTTATCAGCATCTTTACCTGTTTTGGTTTGAATTAAAATAACTCCATCAGCTGCTCTTGAGCCGTATAAAGCTGATGCTGCAGGGCCTTTCAATATATTGATTGAGGCGATATCATCGGAATTTACAACTTGTGCTGCATTACCAAAATCGATTGTAGTTGAACCATTTAAGCCATCATCAAAACTATACAAATCGTTTGTGATAGGCATGCCATTTACAACAAACAATGGTTGGTTATTACCTAAAAGCGATGCTGCACCTCTAATATTGATATTTGCCGATGCAGTAGGCCCATTAGAACTACCTGTGATATAGACACCTGAAACTTTACCCGATAATGCATTTATCGGATTTGTTGCCTTAACGCCTGCAATATCTTTAGCATCAAGTTTTTGTACTGAATAGCCTAATGCTTTTTCAGAACGCTCAACACCAAGAGCTGTTACTACAATTTCATTTAATTCCTGAACATCTTCTAACAAGACAATGTCAAACGTTTGCCTATTATTAATAGGTATTTCTTGAGTAGCAAAGCCTACTGCACTTATTTGTACAATTGAGTTAGAATCAGATACTGAAAGAGAAAAATTCCCTTGAATATCTGTAATTGTTCCATTTGTAGTTCCTTTTTCAAGAATACTAACACCTGGAATTCCAAACTGTGTGTTGTCCTTTACTGTACCAGAGATTGGTATTTGCGCGTATACTGTACTTTGTGTAAAAACAAAAAAAGCTAACCAAAGAAATTTTGTCTCTTTGTAAATTTTTAGCATAAATAACTAGTTTTTTAGGGTTAATAATCCCCCCTATATATTATTTAATTTTTCAATTCCAAGTCAGAAATGCATTATATAAAAATGTTACAAAACTTACCTCTAAAAATTACTTTTTTAATACCACTCATATATTAAGCATAATAGCTGTTATTAGCTTTTAAATTGCACTTTTTTAATATAATATGCCTCTGCATGAGATAAATATATTTATTAATTGAACTAAATATTTTCATATATTGGAGTAATCAATAAATTTAGTTATAAAAAAAGTTAATTTACTGCAATAACTTATATGATACACAACCTATTATGAGGTATTATTTATCATCCGTAAACAACAAATATTTAGCGTTTTTATACCATAAAACTTGCAGTAAATCGGTATTTAAAAAGAGATAGGAGTGATTTTAAAATTATTATTGAGATGTTCTACAGGTTATTATTTCAATAGAATTGATATAAATATTTAGCTTAATATAATTAATATATATGAGCATAATAATGAACTGTGCTTGCAATATGATATATTAAACTACTTTGATTCTGCCCCAAGTAATACGATCCCAAATTCTTTCGTGCAAGTAGTAAAATGCTATTTTGGTAAATAGTTCTAAGCTTCCAATGGCAATTGCTTTATCAATTTCTTTGCTAAAGAAATAAGAAAGTAGAATAGTATCTATTGTTCCAGCTATTCGCCAACTAATGCTTTTTGTGAGACTGCTTAATCTTGATTTGTTATTTCTATACCATGAAAGGTTATTCCATATTCTTTCATGTAAATAAAACAAACCTATTTTGGTAAAAACTTCAGTAACTCCTATAGAAATAGCAGTGCTAATTCTTCCTGTTATCAGAAAAGATAAGAAGATTGTATCCATTGTACCTAACATTCTCCATGTTATTGCCTTAATTACACTTCTTATATGTGAGTCTTGCATTTTGCAATAACATTTATGGTTAAAACTAGGAACAGCTTATACCAAATATAATATTTATAATTTGATGATTAAACTAATTACTAATCAAATATTTAGTGATTACAAGCTTATTCTATCGAAATTATATTCAAGTTATACGTAATGAAGATTGTTTTTTCATAATACCAAATCTGTATTTAGGCAAGCCTGCTATTAAATAGATAAAAAAAGTAATAGCAAACAAATATTAAGCGTATTGCTGATGATTACAGCCTTTCACAAAGGTAGTTTACTAGGTGCTTTAAAGAATTTTCGGTGTTTAATCCCAAAATTTATGCTCGAATTACTCGGTTTGAATCAGTGATAAAAACTCGTCAAATGTAGTTTAACTAAGCTAATCAATCCAAAAAGATATCACAGTAACAAATCTAATGACTGATATTAGGGTTAAGAAAATCAAATGGAGAAATTTCATTGATAACCTCTCCGGTTTCTACCATATAACTTGTGAAATCAGGATAAAAATGACTCAATTCAAATTTGCGATATACATCATCTAACTTAATAACTTCTCCATTCTCGAGATTAAAAAATAGGTTTGATATTGTTTGACCTTCATTAAGGTGGTTTTTAGGTGCATTATTTAATACAGAATCAATAACTTGTTTGTTATTAGTTTCAACAGCTTTTAAATATTCAAAAAGAATAGTTGTGTTATTAATTTTAGAGTTATTTAAAAAGGTATTAATCTTTTCAGCATTTTTTTCTGTAACAGGAAGTGTTATTAATGTTACTTTTTCATGAGGTCCTAATGATGGGTTGGTATGCTCTAACTTGATTGATTTAATTTTCATCTACAATTTTGGTTTTCGTGTATTAAATTATATTCAACTTCAACAATATATAGCATTTAGGTTGTGGATTCTAATATACTTATACAAATCCTATAAATTGGAGATAATCCCCATATATCTTGACAATAAGTGCATCCCTTGGCGTAAATCCCCCTCCCCTCTAAACTACTTTTTTCATTTAACTGCAACTGCTTTGAAAAATGTATAACAAAAAGTTCCACCCTGAGCTGTATCGTATAAATCGTTTATCCCTCGTTCCATTTCTGCGTTAGAAATAATTTTTTGAGTAATTGCATCTTCTTTAATTCCTTGAATCATCGCTGTAAAAGTATTTTTTATAAATCCTTCTACCATTTCAGGCTTTGATTCATCAACATAGATTTGACGAGGACTAATCTTAACATTGGAAAATCCTATCTTTGATAATAATGGAAATAGCTCTCTCCCGATATTTGCGTTTCCTCCATTTTTCTTCTGTAAATGAACCTGTGCTTGTATTGCTTTTCTTGCTGCATTGCTGTCTGGGTAGAAAAAAGTAGATCCATGATCACCTTCGATAACAGTAAGAGTTCCATTCTTTTTAAGAACTCTCTTAAGCTCTTTTAATGCGCTTTCTGCTTTTTCTAAATGTTCTAAAACAAAACATACAAAAACATGGTCGAAAGATTCATTTTTAAAAGGTAATTCATATACATCAGCTTTCTTGAAAGTGACATTTTCGATCCCTATAGAATTAATAGTTTCTTGAGCTTTTAAAAGTGATTTTTCTGAAAAATCAATAGATGTAAAGTGGGATGTTGGATTTTGTTTAGTAATTATTTTTGTTTGAGCTCCTACTCCACAACCCACTTCCAAGATTGAAGATTTTTCTTCCCAAAAAGAATCGTAGTGTAATATTTCAGCCATAGTTTTGGCTTGATCATTTAATCTTTGACTTTCTTCATTAGAGTAACCATGAACATAACGCTTAAACTGATCTTGACTAATTTTTCTAACTCGATCTTCCAAATGCTCAAATTGTTGTAACATATTTTTACATGCATCTTTAAGTTCTTTTCCCTCTGGTGTAAAATGCAGTTGATTGTTTAAACGATGAAAAATATGCACACCTAAACGAGTTTCCAATTCTTTAAGTTGGTGGCTTAGTGCTGATTGTGTTAAGAATAACTCTTCCGCAGCTTTATTTAGAGAACCTACTCTTGCTACTGTATCGATTAATTTTAAATGTTTTACTTCAATCATATTGATAAAATTTATAAATCAAAATTATGACTTTGACTTAAATAATGATTTATAAATAGTATGAGATAAATTGATATTGACTATGAATTATTTTAATAGCTAAGTAGAGAATGATAGTTAATTTCCCAAACACATTTCTATAGCTCAATGAAGAAATATAATGAGACCCTATTTTACCTTAAAACAATCTTCCATATAACTTTTCTAATAATCAATACAATTATGATTGCTGTACACTTTGGTAATTCTCATTTTACTAAAAAATGTGTAGCCAGTATTGCTTGTCCTCTAGATAATTTGGATATTGGACTATAATATCGTGTACAAGTGCATTATAAAGCATTTGGTAAAGCTAAAGAGAGATGGAATACCTATAATTAAAAAGATTCATTATGAAAAATCTGCTGTTTATTGTTGTATTAACTCTTTTCTTCACTAGTTGTGAAAAAGATGAAGTTGACATAAACAATCCCGATGTACAGAAATTTGTACAACAAATTAAAGATGGAACTTACAATCACTATGAGAAAGGGCAAAATAGAGAAGATTTGTGGCTTCAAATGCCAAATTTTACGAAAAGCAATATTCAATCACTGATTGATTTCTCGAAAGATACATCTCATATTACTAATTTTCCTTTAAATCCTGTATCATCTCGTAAACCTTTCCCTGCTGACAGAGAATATTTAATTTTGGGAGAATGCTTGCTTTGGACTGTAGAAGGTATAAGAAACGATTTTAGATATGGTTCGCTTGACCCATACCTAATCGATACCGCTTTAAATGAAAATGAAAGATTTCAAGGACTAAAGGGAACAGAAATCCTGATCATTAAAGATGTTTATAATGATTGGTGGAATAGTTTAAAAGGTAAAGACTGGAAGAATACAAATCCACTAGAAAATACCTCTTATATATGGTTTTAAATTATTGTATTCTTCTAGTCTTTCTATAATAGATAAATTAATATTTCTATTTAATTTACCGCAGCAACTGCTACTTTTTTTCGAACTTTTTCTGGCTGAGGCGAGCGAAGTTTAACAGCTACTAATAAGGTAATGGCTCCAGATAATAACCAAATTAAGTCTACAAAGAATGTATCTGGATAGCCCAAACTTAAAGATTTCCATAACCACAAACCTGAATGAAAACCATTAAAAATCGGTATTGCTATACCAAAAGTACCTGACAGAATCAGTGCATTTCTGTTGATTAAAAAATAATTTTTTATTCGATAGCTATACACCGAATATAAAACCCAAAATGCTAGAAATAGCCAACTAATAATTATAAAGCGGTTTTCCATTTCAACTGGGAAGGTTTTTGACAAAATAAAAAGTAAGGCAATAGCCGGATAGAGTCCTAAACATACTCCCAAATAAATGGCTCCCACATTGGTATTGAACTTCTGTTTTGCTAAATATTTCTTAGTATTTCGTGCCTTAAGCCAAACCATTACTCCTGATATAATTACTAAACAAGTGAGTAATGCTAAAAGAAAATAAATTAGTTTAACGAAATTTCCACCATACTGGCCAAAGTGTATTTTATGTAGAAACTCTACCATTCCCACTGCATATGGCGGAAGGTCATCAGCCTTTTTTTCGCGTATTAACTTCCCATCTGCTAATAGATAAATCGATTCTACGGTATTAAAAAAACTACTTTTTTGATCATTTATAATCCCCACTATCAAATGGGCATTTTTGTCATGGAAATTTTTGATCGATACAGAGATATGCTTACTACTTTCTTGAGAAAGCTGTGCTACTGTTTGCTCAACTAATGGGTTAATAGCTACAGAAGACTCTGAATATCCGTGTAACTCATAACTTTGAGTTGCAGGAGCAGGAAATACCTCTGCCAGCATGGCTTGTTGGCTACCTCCATATAAAACTTGAGCATAAGGGAAAAATAGTAAAATAGTTAAACCAAAAACAGTCCCTGTTAATGCATACATTAGTTGATAGGGCAAACCAATTACACCTAAAGCTGTGTGGGCATCTGTCCAAAGATTTTTTACTGAACCCTTTAAACGAAAGGTAAAAAAGTTGGAAAAGATTTTATCCCAATGAATAATGATACCTGAGATAATCGCAAAAAGAAAGAATAAAGACACCAAACCAGATAAAATTATTCCAACTACAGGAATCTGATTAAAGTAATGCAAATCAAAAAGAAAATTACCGAGTTCGGCTTTCTGTTTTTTTTCTTTGTTAGCCTTAGAAGCTGCATAATTATTAGCATTCAATTCTAGCTTAATAGGCCCCTTTGCCACTGAATCTGGAAGTATATCTAACGAACTACTTACCAAAGTTGAATCTCTAAGCGGACGTGAGTTTATGTTTATATTTTCTCCATGCCCATTAATCAAAAAGGTTCGACCATGCATATCATAACCTTTAGAGGCTACTTCTGCTATTAATCCATCATAATCAATAATTGCATCAGCAGTCTCTTTGGGTTCGTTTGTTTCCCAATGGTCAATGTTTTCCATAAATAAAGCAAAAGCTCCAGCAAAGAAAATCACATATAAACCAATACTTATAACAATGCCACTAACAGTGTGTGTGTTGAAGAAAACATTATAATCGCGTTTGCTCATGATATTAAAATTTTAAAATTAAGTGGATTGTCCTAAGTAGATAGCTAGCACACTGATTAGAGAAATAGCTGATAATATGCTCCAAATATGCCAAGCTTTGCGAACCCAGTATGTTAGTAGAATGAATCCTAACCACAAGATAAATAAGCTAAAAACGGAGGTTCCCCACACCAAAGTAGGATTAAACCAAGAGGCCAAAGCAAGATGAAAACTTAATGTGGCAATTAAGCTTCCGAGAATGGCAGCAGTAATTTTACTAGCCTTTACCCAGTTTGATGTTGTGAGATATTTAGGATTAGCAGGCATATTAATAAGTATTGAGGTTTAGAAATAAGAACTCTATTCCAACAGAAAGCAACAGCAGCACAAACAGATGTATTTTGTTTACTTTATGGAAAGGCGTAAACAGTGCTATCAGACTTGCGATAAGCATCCAAAGACAAACACTTGTTAGTATGCTAATCACTAATCCCATTTGAAGTAAATAGACCAAGGTCCCTAAAATGAATAGGAACCCTGATAAATAGCGAGCAATTGAAACATGTTGAGCCAACCATAGCGACAAACCAGTTTTCTCAAACTCTACCCGTTTAGTGGCTGCAAAAAGACACCAAACTGAAAAAAAACTACATATTATAGATAAGCTGTACATGATATTTCTCTATCTATTTAAGGTCTTGTTTATTCTTGAACTTCTAAATAACCAATGGCTCTTGGGTAAGTATCTGTTATGTCAAATACATGAGAGAAGGTGTCATCATCATTGAGGATATAATAACCTGAACCTTCATCATCATTTTTTACTTGGAAGTATAACTCACCATTTACATCAAAAAGGTTTCCGTCTGCATGCCCAAATGTGGTAGCCGGTGCACCTGTAACCATTGTAGCCGCTTTGGTTTCAATATCTACTGCGTACACATTATAGAAAGTATTCAACATATTAGAATAATCTGCGGCAATAGCTTCATCGGAACAATCTACATACAGTTTATCATTGAAATAAGAAATAGACCAAACTAGTCCATCTATACCGCTGCTTAAAATATCAGAACCGGTAAGTAGCCAATCTTGATCAAAATCGGTTTCGCCAGCATTAATTCTAAAAACACATGAAAGCGGAACATTTCCATTATCATCGGTTGCAAAAAGTGCGTGAGTAGACATGTAAATCGCGCCTTCATCAGTAACTAAAAGTGCAGGATACTCAGTAATACTACTGTGGCCTTGGTCATATACTTCTCCTTCATGCACAATCAATTTTTCAGCGGTACCACTCTCTATATCAATTACAGCCATGGTAAAATGCGGTTCTTTCACTCCTTCTGCTGCTTCATCGGTAAGCGTATATTCAACATTAGCGAAAAGGATTCCTTCAGATGCTACCAAAGTTGTAGAACCCACATTAATATCGAAGTTGGTCAAATCCTCCTCAGTAAATAAATTGCTTACATCTATCTGACCTGTACGTGCCATTGTGGTAGGATTAAAGGTTTGAACAGCCAGTGTGCCAAGGTCGCCATCAAAATAAAAACCAGTGTTTTCATCCTGAATAAAATAAGTAGGTGCAACCGATGAACTAATGAATCCATCCAATTCTAAAGCACCATCGGCACTCAAACTATAGCGAACAATACCTGTTTCCCCAGTAAACTTATATTTTTTGAAAGCCCACTTGTTGTCAATTACCACAA includes these proteins:
- a CDS encoding SusD/RagB family nutrient-binding outer membrane lipoprotein, with protein sequence MKLYRLIILLTSFFFMSCEEFEDMNQNPNEPTDVSTDVLFPSAIRQSMNTMVEESFLLGNNAAQLTSKTLRTEVDSYNWNAFPTVWEGLYESLTDISVVEQKAIEEGNTNLEGAAIVLKSWIFATLTNAYGDIPYFNAIDGGESNFTPEYDAQEDIYNDLLSELERAANLLATGEGSIGGDILLGGDASKWRKLANSLRLRLIMYASSQLTSAESEFAAIVTAGNIMTSNEDNATLSYLDAFPNQFPLIPLKTGDFDAVALSESALNVMSDYNDPRLARYARPDNDDYENPVFTGAVNGSNSASCSKAGSRLGVMYYNYPNLTTANDLGIGVADGILMTYSEVEFLLAEAAAKDWISDDVETHYQAGIEASMDYYEVTYDNFGWTNFDDYYANSGVAYSTVTDIWEQKWLSLYFTGLDPYFEVRRWYAESDMNWDGIPFLSPSCENLNNDNLPLKFLYPGEEQSLNAENYQAAIQKIGGSNSFNVSIWLVE
- a CDS encoding SusC/RagA family TonB-linked outer membrane protein; the protein is MLKIYKETKFLWLAFFVFTQSTVYAQIPISGTVKDNTQFGIPGVSILEKGTTNGTITDIQGNFSLSVSDSNSIVQISAVGFATQEIPINNRQTFDIVLLEDVQELNEIVVTALGVERSEKALGYSVQKLDAKDIAGVKATNPINALSGKVSGVYITGSSNGPTASANINIRGAASLLGNNQPLFVVNGMPITNDLYSFDDGLNGSTTIDFGNAAQVVNSDDIASINILKGPAASALYGSRAADGVILIQTKTGKDADKNVSIEINSSTTFQSILKLPDYQNEFGFGGGGKYSYLDGSNYIGTNEYYEAYGENWGPRMNGQLIKQFNSDGEPVPFTPAEDNVRNFFRTGVTAINNIAINNRTENGDTRFSFTNLSNRGIVPNTNLRRNTIQMSIGRSFLDNRLKVRANSMYVVSGSDNVPNAGYDESSSIMYGWLWYPRQVEIDDLKDYWQPGQEGVQQRYVESSWVNNPWLIAKENTNSFQSNRFISNVKVEYDINKHFNARFRYGADILDEERQYRRAPSTKGVLLGSYREDEISFRETNAELLLGYHTDMDDFSDFDLDIKVGGNIMRQYGNTLVANNPELENFGTDESVYTLTNARSGVLVESQKTRTGINSLFGIATFSYKNSIFLDASYRNDWNSTLVNPIAGLDGSSYSFGYPSLAVSAVLSEMIELPAELSFLKLKGSYAEVGNGAPAYAFGNTYTPQAAYGSQAVFTTNRTIADQNLTNERTKAYEAGIDARLFKGRLRLDFTYYDMLSYDQVILLPVATVSGYDYNLTNGGEISNKGIELMISGRIIDKSLFSWDATFNIGRNRAIVESLPEVISSGRYSIVADMFPGDTGGADLEYVAEEGKLLGQLYGLGFVRAEDGQIIHENGLPMITEEKVSAGSYQPDLRLGINNSFAYKNFTLGILFDGQIGGKIYSRSHALYATGGTITNNDDPNLPLSTLDGRTVYSVDYDAAGEPVYTLEEEGGVVGPGLMYNESGELVPNDVVVPAGGAGYTGYFYNYYGNGFNRDNIEAATYDATYFKLRELSISYDFPLPIISKIGLGSARVSFIGRNLLLFSDVPTIDPETYSIRNGIFVNGFESTQLPSTRSWGFSVNLGF
- a CDS encoding DUF2061 domain-containing protein, giving the protein MQDSHIRSVIKAITWRMLGTMDTIFLSFLITGRISTAISIGVTEVFTKIGLFYLHERIWNNLSWYRNNKSRLSSLTKSISWRIAGTIDTILLSYFFSKEIDKAIAIGSLELFTKIAFYYLHERIWDRITWGRIKVV
- a CDS encoding methyltransferase domain-containing protein, producing the protein MIEVKHLKLIDTVARVGSLNKAAEELFLTQSALSHQLKELETRLGVHIFHRLNNQLHFTPEGKELKDACKNMLQQFEHLEDRVRKISQDQFKRYVHGYSNEESQRLNDQAKTMAEILHYDSFWEEKSSILEVGCGVGAQTKIITKQNPTSHFTSIDFSEKSLLKAQETINSIGIENVTFKKADVYELPFKNESFDHVFVCFVLEHLEKAESALKELKRVLKKNGTLTVIEGDHGSTFFYPDSNAARKAIQAQVHLQKKNGGNANIGRELFPLLSKIGFSNVKISPRQIYVDESKPEMVEGFIKNTFTAMIQGIKEDAITQKIISNAEMERGINDLYDTAQGGTFCYTFFKAVAVK
- a CDS encoding DUF4943 family protein, with the protein product MKNLLFIVVLTLFFTSCEKDEVDINNPDVQKFVQQIKDGTYNHYEKGQNREDLWLQMPNFTKSNIQSLIDFSKDTSHITNFPLNPVSSRKPFPADREYLILGECLLWTVEGIRNDFRYGSLDPYLIDTALNENERFQGLKGTEILIIKDVYNDWWNSLKGKDWKNTNPLENTSYIWF
- a CDS encoding PepSY-associated TM helix domain-containing protein, with protein sequence MSKRDYNVFFNTHTVSGIVISIGLYVIFFAGAFALFMENIDHWETNEPKETADAIIDYDGLIAEVASKGYDMHGRTFLINGHGENININSRPLRDSTLVSSSLDILPDSVAKGPIKLELNANNYAASKANKEKKQKAELGNFLFDLHYFNQIPVVGIILSGLVSLFFLFAIISGIIIHWDKIFSNFFTFRLKGSVKNLWTDAHTALGVIGLPYQLMYALTGTVFGLTILLFFPYAQVLYGGSQQAMLAEVFPAPATQSYELHGYSESSVAINPLVEQTVAQLSQESSKHISVSIKNFHDKNAHLIVGIINDQKSSFFNTVESIYLLADGKLIREKKADDLPPYAVGMVEFLHKIHFGQYGGNFVKLIYFLLALLTCLVIISGVMVWLKARNTKKYLAKQKFNTNVGAIYLGVCLGLYPAIALLFILSKTFPVEMENRFIIISWLFLAFWVLYSVYSYRIKNYFLINRNALILSGTFGIAIPIFNGFHSGLWLWKSLSLGYPDTFFVDLIWLLSGAITLLVAVKLRSPQPEKVRKKVAVAAVN